The DNA region ATTTGAATCAATAAAGATCGGACTGGCATCTCCCGAAAAGATCAGAGAGTGGTCTTACGGTGAGGTAACAAGACCCGAAACCATAAACTACCGTACACAGAAACCCGAAAAGGACGGTCTGTTCTGCGAAAGGATATTCGGACCGCACAAGGACTGGGAGTGTCACTGCGGTAAGTATAAGAAGATACGCTTCAAGGGCAAGATATGCGAGCGCTGCGGCGTTGAGGTAACAAGGGCTAAGGTAAGACGTGAGAGAATGGGTCACATCGAACTGGCTGCACCTGTATCACATATCTGGTACTTCAAGGGCACACCCTCCCGTATCGGACAGATGCTGGAGATCTCTCAGAAGAGACTTGAAGAAGTACTCTATTTCACAAAGTATGTAGTTATCGATCCCGGCAACACCGATCTTGAAAAGGGCAAGCTGCTTACCGAGCAGGAGTATAACGATCTGCTGGTAAAGTATGACGAGAGCGATTTCAAGGCAGGCATGGGTGCCGAGGCTATCAAGCAGCTGCTTGAAGAGATCGACCTCGACAAGCTTTCCGAAGAACTGAAGGCAGAACTGAAAGAACTGCCCGCTGGTCAGAAGAAGATCAAGCTGCTGAAAAGACTGGAGATCGTTGAAGCATTCAGAGTATCGGGCAACAGACCTGAATGGATGATACTGGACGTAGTTCCTGTTATCCCCCCCGATATCAGACCTATGGTAATGCTGGACGGCGGCAGATATGCTACCTCCGACCTGAACGACCTCTACAGAAGAGTTATAAACAGAAACAACCGTCTCAAGAGAATGCTGGAGCTGGAAGCTCCCGATATCATCGTGAGAAACGAGAAGAGAATGCTCCAGGAAGCTGTTGACGCACTGATCGACAACGGCAGACACGGCAGACCCGTTACAGGTCCTAACAACAGAGCATTCAAGTCCCTTTCGGATATGCTGAAAGGTAAGCAGGGACGTTTCCGTCAGAACCTGCTGGGTAAGCGTGTTGACTACTCAGGACGTTCCGTTATCGTCGTAGGCCCCGAACTGAAGATGTATCAGTGCGGTCTGCCTAAGGAGATGGCTCTGGAGCTGTTCAAGCCCTTCGTTATGAAGAGACTTGTTGACACAAATCCTCAGATAAATATAAAGAGCGCAAGAAAAGCAGTCGAGAGAGCTCGCCCCGAGGTATGGGACGCTCTGGAGAACGTTATCCAGGGTCACCCTGTAATGCTGAACCGTGCGCCTACACTGCACAGACTGGGTATCCAGGCATTCGAGCCCATACTCGTTGAGGGCAGAGCTATCAAGCTGCACCCTCTGGTTTGTACAGCGTTCAACGCCGACTTCGACGGCGACCAGATGGCGGTGCATCTGCCTATATCCGTTGAGGCACAGGCTGAGGCAAGATTCCTCATGCTGGCTGCTAACAACCTGCTGAAACCTTCGGACGGACGTCCTGTGGCTGTTCCTTCTCAGGATATGCTGCTGGGTTCCTACTACCTGACTCTCCAGAAGACAGGCGAGCCCGGTGAAGGCAAGGTGTTCAGAGATGTCAACGAGGCTATCATGGCTTATGATAACCACGATGTAACTCTCCACGCTGCCATCAAGGTAAGGATCACCCGCCAGATCGGTGAAAAGACCGTTTCCAAGATCATCGACGCTACTGTCGGCAGACTTATCTTCAACTCCATAATCCCCCAGAATCTGGGTTATGTTGACAGAACAAGCTCCGAGAAGCAGTTCGACCTTGAAGTTAACTTCCTCGTTAAGAAGAAGCAGCTGGGCGACATCATCGACAGATGTATACAGAGACACGGTACTACAACTACCTCCGAAGTGCTTGATAACATAAAGGCACTGGGCTATAAGTACTCCACAAAGTCTGCCATCACCGTTGCGGTCTGCGACGCTGATATCCCCGCTTCCAAGAAGGATATCCTCGCAGAAGCAGATGCACTGGTTGAAAAGGTAGACAAGCAGTACAAGAGAGGTTATATCTCCAGAGAAGAAAAGTCCAAGAAGTTCATCGAGATCTGGAACGCCGCTACCGATAAGGTAACAGATGCACTGAAAGCAAGCTACGACACCGAGCACAATCCTATCCATATGATGGCGGACTCCGGTGCCCGTGGTTCGATAAACCAGATAAGACAGCTCGCAGGTATGCGTGGTCTGATCGCCAATACATCGGGTTCTACCATCGAGATGCCTATCAGAGCTAACTACCGTGAAGGTCTGAACATACTGGAATACTTCATATCCTCCCGAGGCGCACGTAAGGGTCTGGCCGATACCGCTCTGCGTACCGCTGACTCGGGTTACCTGACAAGACGTCTTGTTGACGTTTCTCAGGACGTTATCATAAGACACAAGGACTGCGGCACTACTGTTGGTATCGAGATATTCGACATCAAGAACGGCAACGAAATGATCGAGCCTCTCAGCGAGAGACTTGTGGGCAGATACCTTGTTGAATCACTCAAGGATTCCAAAACAGGCGAGCTGATCTGCTCCAAGGATAAGCTGATAAGCGAGCATGACGCTGCCAAGATCGTTGCTGCACTGGAAGAAGAGGGCAAGACCTCTATCCAGATCAGATCGGTACTGCAGTGTAAGGCAAGAAACGGCGTATGCGCTAAGTGCTACGGTGCAAACCTGGCTAACGGCAGCGTTGTTCAGGTCGGTGAAGCTGTCGGCGTTATCTCCGCACAGTCAATCGGTGAGCCCGGTACACAGCTGACCATGAGAACATTCCATACCGGTGGTATCGCATCGGCAGAAGATATCACACAGGGTCTTCCCCGTGTCGAGGAACTGTTCGAGTCCAGAAAGCCCAAGGGCGCAGCTATCATTTCCAAGATCGGCGGCGTAGTTCGCATCGAGGAGATCAAGAAGACCAAGCAGATCACCGTAACAGAGGATATCATTCCCGACGGACGCATCGAGCCCGCATTCGAGACCTATCCTATACCTTACGGCTACAAGATCAGGGTTAGAGACGGTCAGACCGTTATACCCGGTGAGCCTCTCACCGAGGGTTCGATCAACCCTGCTGATATACTGGCTGTTAACGGCGAAAAGGCTGTACAGAACTACATCATCACCGAAGTTCAGAAGGTTTACCGTCTGCAGGGTGTTGATATCAACGATAAGCATATCGAGGTTATCGTTCGTCAGATGATGAGAAAAGTCAAGATCGACGATCCGGGTTCAAGCTACAGACTTCCCGGCGAGCTGGTTGACAAGTACGAAGTTGACAGGCTCAACGAAGAGATACAGGCACAGATCGACGCAGGCGACGAGAGCGCAAGACTCATCACAACACTGCCCGTTCTTCAGGGTATCACCAAGGCTTCCAGCTACTCCGACAGCTTCCTGTCCGCAGCGTCCTTCCAGGAGACCACAAAGGCTCTTACCGACGCAGCTATCAGGGGCAAGACGGATAAGCTCCAGGGTCTTAAAGAAAATGTTATCATCGGTAAGCTCATACCCGCAGGTACAGGTATGGACGTTTACAACAAGGTTGAGATCGTCAAGAACGAGAGCGGCGCACATACTGCTCCCGCTGAATCGTTCATCTGATAGGATCCCGGCTTGATAATATGAAATAATAATCAGCAGCTCTTCGGCTCAGGTCGGAGGGCTGCTTTTTATGCCCGAAGATCTGATCATTATATTGACAAAAAAATAGTATCTGGTATACTGGAGCTGACAAAATGCGGAGCGTCAGCTGAATGAAAAAAATTTTTTCAGACCCGTGCAACATTTCGGGGACCGCGAGCGTTTTATTATACAGAGAGGGAGGTGAGGCGCATGGCTGATATCCTTAGCGATTATGAAGAGCTGTTAAAAGAGTACAGCGACATGGTCACAAGACTTTGTGTGATGCATACCGGGGATATGACAGATGCGGAGGACGTATATCAGACGGTGTTCTTTAAGCTGTACAAGGAACTGAAAAAGGGTGTCATACCAAACCCGAAAGCATGGCTTCTCAGGGTGACGGTGAACGAGTGCAGGAGCTTATGGCGGTATCGCCTGCGCAGGAACACCCTCAGTCTGGAAGATGTCAGTGACATACCCGTTCAGCCTGCCGACAGTGAGATATGGCAGCTGGTGATGGAACTTCCGCCGAAGTACAGAGATGTGATATACCTTTATTATTATGAGGAGCTTACAGCTGATGAGATAGCAGAGGTCACGAAGACAAGACCTTCCACCGTGCGCTCACAGCTGAAACGCGGAAGAGAAAAGCTGAAAGGTCAGCTTGAACAGGAAGGGAGCGGACGTTATGAAACAGATGAGATTTTTGGATAATGTCAGGACACCCGAGGACTGGCAGCGCAGGGCTCTGAAAACGGCTGAAGCTGAAGGCTTGAAGCCGAAGCTGAAAAAATGGCAGTCCGCGGGGATAGTTGCGGTGACAGCGGCAGCAGTTATCGGTATGGCGGTAATGCCGATGTTCTACGGTATGAAAGAAAATAATGCACCTGTGGAAAGTACGGCACAAGAAGCATACGACAGACCCGTGCAAGTCAAGGAAGTCAAGGTTAAAGATAAGTACACAGACAGCTCTGAGGACAATGAAGGTGTTCGTAAGATGAACGGGATGTACGGTCATACGGAATCGGTGACAGTGCTTGAATGCGTGAGATCCGAAGATACAGACGGCATACTCCTTGTCGGAGCGAGAAGATCCTATCAGACAGGAAACTTTCTGTTCTGCACCACACTGCCGACAGACGGTGATGCGTTATCGGGCAGTACAGAACTGCCGAAGTTCGGAGATCAGCTGGTACTGGGATTTGATACCCTTTACGGTGAGGATTGGCTGGATGCTGATTATACCATGGTGCTTGACGAAAGAGATTATGTCGCTGTACAGAACAAGGGAACATTGTACTGCAAGGGTTATGCAGTTGTGGGAAAATCGGATGATGAATTCTTCAATGGCATTCTCAGCTCTTCGCAGGCCGCGGCAGGGGCAACGGAATACAGCATTGATGACAGGGTCAGGAAATTCGTTATCGGCAGTTACTGCAATATAACTCATATAAAGCCGAAAATTAAGGGCGGAATCAAGCGAAGCGGCGAGGACACGGGGCTTGAAACGCATATGATGACCACGATATTCGATGAAGATTTCATCAGCGGCGGAGTTGTATCTCAGCTTTATGTGATGAGGATAGAAAAGACCGAGGGCGGAAAACTTAGCGCGGTATCGACCTTTGACAGCCTTGAAAAGACTTGCAGTCTTGAGATAGACGGACGAAAGGGAAGTCTGAAAACTAAGTGCGATACTGATATCGATATATTGAATGTCAGGGTGGTCGAGGACGCGGTTAATGAAAATACGGCTTATCTGCTGATAAACGCTGTTGATAAGGAAAGAACAGGAGATATCAGAGGAAATCTGAAAATAGATATCGTGCTTGATGAAGTAAAGGAACAGGAGAAAGTTGCACCCCATGAACCTGTCTGTATAAAGACACAGCATACGGAAGTTGAGGACGGCGCGTATGATTTTAGTGTTGTGCCGAGCGAAGATGTTGAAGTATGGCACAGCACGGCTGATGGTCTTAAAGGAACACAGTTCGTATATACCTTTGAACTGACAGGGGATATTTATGCGGATAAGGGCGATATAAATACTGAATATGATGTGCAGTACCCGAACAGGCTGAGATTCACCGCAGGCGGAAAGATATATATTGCAGATGCACCCGAAGACTATGACATATCCCTCCATAAAGTCGGATCTTCGGCGGACGGTAAAATAACGCTGAAAATAATGCTGGCACAGGATGAACTGACAAACGAACCAAAGGATGATATGGTCATAAGCTTCAGTACCGACGACGGCTCATCGGGCTGTAAAGTAGTATTCACAAACGAAAAAACCGAAACTTACAAAGGGATAAGAATGACCGGTCTGGAGAGATACTGACAGACAAAGAACTGCGGTCTATCGGGAAAATATGGGATAATAGACACCCCGTCTGCTTGTCGGACGGGGTGATTTGTGTGAAGTGTAAAAATTATTTTAAACCGCTTGACATATCGGGAAAAGTAATGTATAATAGTCGAGTACGCTGACAATAGGGTCAGTGTAACTATTTGATGAAAGGAGAGAAACCATGCCAACCTTTAACCAGTTAGTAAGAAAGGGCAGAAACGTACTTGCAGACAAGTCTACAGCTCCTGCACTTCAGAAGGGCTTCAATGCCAAGAAGAAGAGAGTGATCGATCAGAGCTGTCCTCAGAAGAGAGGCGTATGCACAGTTGTTAGAACAGCTACTCCTAAGAAGCCTAACTCCGCAATGAGAAAGGTAGCCAGAGTAAAGCTGACCAACGGCTACGAGGTAACTGCATACATCCCCGGCATCGGTCATAACCTTCAGGAGCACTCTGTTGTTCTTATCAGAGGCGGAAGAGTTAAGGACCTCCCTGGTGTAAGATACCACATCATCCGCGGTACTCTTGATGCACAGGGCGTTGCTAAGAGAATGCAGGCTAGATCCAAGTACGGCGCTAAGAAGCCTAAGGCAGGCGCTGCTAAGTAAGCTTAAAACAAGCTTGCGAACACTACGGGAAATATCCCGCTCAAAATTTATGGAACAACTCATTGCCGCGTAAAAGCGGAGACCACAGTTTTTGTGGAGTGATTGATATATATATCGGTAACTCTGCATGGAACTGACGGGGCTGTGACGGGTCGAAAGGTCTGGTCACAGAGCGAGTACCTATGAATTCATTATTTGTGAAGGAGGGAATTAAAGTGCCAAGAAGAGGTAGAGTTACCAAGAGAGACGTACTCCAGGATCCTGTATACAACAGCAAGCTGGTTACACGTCTGGTAAACAACATCATGCTCGACGGTAAGAAGGGTGTTGCCCAGAAGATCGTTTACGGAGCATTCGAGATCGTAGAGGAAAAGACAGGCCGTCCTGCTCTCGAAGTTTTCGAGGAGGCTATGAACAATATCATGCCTGAGCTGGAGGTAAAGGCTCGCCGTGTCGGCGGTGCTACCTATCAGGTCCCCATGGAGGTTAGACCTGACAGACGTCAGACACTCGGTCTGAGATGGATCACTAAGTATTCTCGTGAAAGACACGAGGACACAATGAAGGAAAAGCTCGCAGCTGAGATCCTCGACGCTCTTAACGGTGTAGGCGGTTCATGCAAGAAGCGTGACGACACACACAAGATGGCTGAAGCTAACAAGGCTTTCGCTCATTACAGATGGTAAGAGTATAGAGGAGGATATATCATGGCTAGAGAAACTAAGCTCCAGGATTACCGTAATATCGGTATCATGGCACACATCGACGCCGGTAAGACAACTACTACTGAGCGTATCCTGTTCTATACCGGTGTTAACTACAAGATCGGTGAGACACACGACGGTGCATCTACAATGGACTGGATGGCACAGGAGAAGGAGAGAGGTATCACTATCACCTCTGCTGCTACTACTTGCTACTGGAAGGGTCACAGACTCAACATTATAGATACTCCCGGCCACGTTGACTTCACCGTTGAAGTTGAAAGATCTCTGAGAGTTCTCGACGGCTCCGTTACCGTTCTTTGTGCAAAGGGCGGCGTTGAGCCCCAGACTGAGACTGTTTGGAGACAGGCTGATAACTATAAGGTACCCCGTATGGTATACGTCAACAAGATGGATATCATGGGTGCTGATTTCTATAACGTACTGAATATGCTCCACGAGAGACTTCAGTGCAATGCCGTTCCGATCCAGCTGCCTATCGGCGCTGAGGAAGATTTCAAGGGTATCATCGATCTCCTTGAGATGAAGGCATACATTTATTATGATGATCTGGGCAAGGATATCAGATGTGAGGATATCCCCGCTGATATGCAGGAAAAGGCTGAGCAGTACAGAGCTGACCTGATCGAGCATCTGGCAGAAGTTGATGACGATCTGGCTGAGAAGTTCTTCGCTGATGAGGAGATCACCATCGAAGAGATGAAGGCTGTTATCAGAAAGTCCACCATCGCTAACACAATGGTTCCTGTTACTTGTGGTACTTCCTACAAGAACAAGGGCGTACAGAAGCTGCTCGACGCTATCGTTGACTATATGCCTTCTCCTATCGACGTTCCCCACATCAAGGGCGTTAACCCTGATACAGGTGAAGAGTGCGAGAGAATTTCAGGCGACGATCAGCCTTTCGCAGCACTGGCATTCAAGATCGCTACAGACCCCTTCGTTGGTAAGCTGGCATACTTCAGAGTATACTCCGGTGTACTGGCAGCAGGTTCTACCGTTTACAACTCCACCAAGGATAAGGACGAGAGAATCGGACGTATCGTTCAGATGCACTCCAACGACAGAAAGGATATCGATACCATCTATGCAGGTGACATCGGTGCAGCTATCGGTCTGAAGAATACTACAACAGGTGATACTCTCTGCGACGAGAAGAACCCTGTTATTCTGGAATCCATGGAATTCCCCGAGCCTGTTATCCAGCTCGCTATCGAGCCTAAGACTAAGGCAGGTCAGGAGAAGATGGGTATCGCGCTGGCTAAGCTGGCAGAAGAAGACCCGACCTTCAGAACTTATACTTCCGAAGAGACAGGTCAGACCATTATCGCAGGTATGGGTGAGCTCCATCTGGAGATCATCGTTGACAGACTGCTGAGAGAGTTCAAGGTTGAGGCTAACGTTGGTGCACCTCAGGTATCCTATAAGGAGACCATCACCAAGGAAGCTAACGTTGACTACAAGTACGCTAAGCAGTCAGGTGGTAAGGGTCAGTATGGTCACGTTAAGATCAATGTATTCCCCAACGAGAGCGGCGCAGGCTACGAGTTCGTAAACAAGGTAGTCGGCGGTTCTATCCCCAAGGAGTACATCCCTGCTGTTGACGCAGGTATCAAGGGCGCTATGGAGAGCGGCGTACTCGCAGGCTTCCAGGTTGTTGACTGTAAGGTTGAACTGTATGACGGTTCTTACCACGAAGTTGACTCCTCTGAAATGGCGTTCAAGATCGCAGGTTCTATGGCATTCAAGGAGGCTATGAAGAAGGCTGCTCCTATAATCCTTGAGCCTATCATGAAGGTATCCGTAATAGCTCCCGATGATTATCTGGGTACTGTTATCGGCGACCTGAACTCCAGACGTGGTCAGATCCTCGGTCAGGAGCAGAGAACAGGTGCTGTTCAGGTTGACGCTCTTGTTCCTCTGTCTGAGATGTTCGGTTACTCTAACGACCTGAGATCCAAGACTCAGGGTCGTGGTCAGTACGCTATGGAACCCCACAGCTACACTCAGGTACCGAAGTCTATCGCTGACAAGATCATGACTTCCAGAGCTAAAGACTGATTTTAGCAAAAATATTTTGCAAAAACTATTGCAAAATGCTTAATTATTTGGTATAATAATACTACGGTATGTCAGATGAGCGTTCAGTATATCTGAACGCTGCGTCTGAACGAAGTATAAAATTTATTTTAAGGAGGAAAATTCCTATGGCAAAGGCACATTTTGAAAGAACCAAGCCCCACGTTAACATTGGTACCATCGGTCACGTTGACCACGGTAAGACTACCCTGACAGCTGCTATCACCAAGACACTGGCTATGAAGGGTCAGGCTAAGTTTGAGGCTTATGACATGATCGATAAGGCTCCCGAGGAGAGAGAGAGAGGTATTACAATCAATACCGCTCACGTTGAGTATGAGACTGATAAGAGACACTATGCTCACGTTGACTGCCCCGGCCACGCTGACTACGTTAAGAACATGATCACAGGTGCTGCTCAGATGGACGGCGCTATCCTGGTTGTTGCTGCTTCTGATGGTCCTATGGCTCAGACCAGAGAGCACATCCTGCTGGCTCGTCAGGTTGGCGTTCCTGCAATCGTTGTATTCATGAACAAGGCTGACCAGGTTGACGATCCTGAGCTGCTCGAACTCGTTGAGATGGATATCAGAGATCTGCTGAGCTCTTATGATTTCCCTGGCGATGATACTCCTATCATCGTTGGTTCTGCTCTGGCTGCTCTTGAAGCTCCCGATGACCTGAGCAATCCTGCTTATGAGCCTATCATCAAGCTGATGGACGCTGTTGACGAGTACATTCCTACTCCTGAGAGAGACGACGCTAAGCCTTTCCTGATGCCTGTTGAGGATACTATGACCATCTCCGGCCGTGGTACCGTTGTTACAGGTAGAGTTGAGAGAGGTGTTCTGAACACTGGTGAGACCGTTGAGATCGTTGGTCTGTCTGATGAGAAGCAGACCACAGTTGTAACCGGTATCGAGATGTTCAGAAAGACTCTGGATTCCGCTATGGCTGGTGATAACATCGGCGCTCTGCTCCGTGGTATCACAAGAGATCAGGTTGAAAGAGGTCAGGTTCTTTGTAAGCCCGGCTCCATTCACCCCCACACTAAGTTCAGCGGTCAGGTTTACGTTCTGAAGAAGGAAGAGGGCGGCCGTCATACTCCTTTCTTCAACAACTACAGACCTCAGTTCTATTTCAGAACAACTGACGTTACCGGTATCATCTCTCTGCCTGCTGACAAGGAGATGTGCATGCCTGGCGATAACGTAACTATGGATGTTGAGCTCATCACTCCTATCGCTATCGAGGAAGGTCTGCGTTTCGCTATCCGTGAGGGTGGTAGAACCGTAGGTTCCGGCGTTGTTACTGCTATCAACGAATAATTTTTAGCTTAACAAGCTTTCATAAAGACCGAGTCTTATGGCTCGGTCTTTTTTTGTATACTCGCAGTTGTTTGAAGACCTTTACTTTTTCAGCCAAATATGTTAAAATACTCTTAGTGCTGACCATGTGGGTCTGTGTGCAGGAATTTGAAAATGATAAGGCTGGTATAAATATATGAACAGAAAAGCAGTAATAGGCATACTCGCCCACGTTGACTCGGGAAAGACAACGCTTTCGGAGGCTATGCTTTATAAAAGCGGTGCGATACGCAAGCTGGGCCGTGTCGATCACAAGGACGCATTTCTTGATACTAACCCCATTGAGAGGGACAGGGGTATAACAATATTCTCCAAGCAAGCGGTTTTTGAGTACGGCGGTGTTGGATTCACTTTGCTCGATACTCCGGGGCACGTTGACTTTTCGGGGGAGACTGAGCGTACCCTGCGTGTGATCGATGCGGCTATCATCGTTATAAGCGGCACTGACGGTGTACAGCCTCACACAAAGAC from Ruminococcus albus AD2013 includes:
- the rpsG gene encoding 30S ribosomal protein S7, whose amino-acid sequence is MPRRGRVTKRDVLQDPVYNSKLVTRLVNNIMLDGKKGVAQKIVYGAFEIVEEKTGRPALEVFEEAMNNIMPELEVKARRVGGATYQVPMEVRPDRRQTLGLRWITKYSRERHEDTMKEKLAAEILDALNGVGGSCKKRDDTHKMAEANKAFAHYRW
- the fusA gene encoding elongation factor G, translated to MARETKLQDYRNIGIMAHIDAGKTTTTERILFYTGVNYKIGETHDGASTMDWMAQEKERGITITSAATTCYWKGHRLNIIDTPGHVDFTVEVERSLRVLDGSVTVLCAKGGVEPQTETVWRQADNYKVPRMVYVNKMDIMGADFYNVLNMLHERLQCNAVPIQLPIGAEEDFKGIIDLLEMKAYIYYDDLGKDIRCEDIPADMQEKAEQYRADLIEHLAEVDDDLAEKFFADEEITIEEMKAVIRKSTIANTMVPVTCGTSYKNKGVQKLLDAIVDYMPSPIDVPHIKGVNPDTGEECERISGDDQPFAALAFKIATDPFVGKLAYFRVYSGVLAAGSTVYNSTKDKDERIGRIVQMHSNDRKDIDTIYAGDIGAAIGLKNTTTGDTLCDEKNPVILESMEFPEPVIQLAIEPKTKAGQEKMGIALAKLAEEDPTFRTYTSEETGQTIIAGMGELHLEIIVDRLLREFKVEANVGAPQVSYKETITKEANVDYKYAKQSGGKGQYGHVKINVFPNESGAGYEFVNKVVGGSIPKEYIPAVDAGIKGAMESGVLAGFQVVDCKVELYDGSYHEVDSSEMAFKIAGSMAFKEAMKKAAPIILEPIMKVSVIAPDDYLGTVIGDLNSRRGQILGQEQRTGAVQVDALVPLSEMFGYSNDLRSKTQGRGQYAMEPHSYTQVPKSIADKIMTSRAKD
- a CDS encoding RNA polymerase sigma factor — its product is MADILSDYEELLKEYSDMVTRLCVMHTGDMTDAEDVYQTVFFKLYKELKKGVIPNPKAWLLRVTVNECRSLWRYRLRRNTLSLEDVSDIPVQPADSEIWQLVMELPPKYRDVIYLYYYEELTADEIAEVTKTRPSTVRSQLKRGREKLKGQLEQEGSGRYETDEIFG
- the rpoC gene encoding DNA-directed RNA polymerase subunit beta' — encoded protein: MDFNVFESIKIGLASPEKIREWSYGEVTRPETINYRTQKPEKDGLFCERIFGPHKDWECHCGKYKKIRFKGKICERCGVEVTRAKVRRERMGHIELAAPVSHIWYFKGTPSRIGQMLEISQKRLEEVLYFTKYVVIDPGNTDLEKGKLLTEQEYNDLLVKYDESDFKAGMGAEAIKQLLEEIDLDKLSEELKAELKELPAGQKKIKLLKRLEIVEAFRVSGNRPEWMILDVVPVIPPDIRPMVMLDGGRYATSDLNDLYRRVINRNNRLKRMLELEAPDIIVRNEKRMLQEAVDALIDNGRHGRPVTGPNNRAFKSLSDMLKGKQGRFRQNLLGKRVDYSGRSVIVVGPELKMYQCGLPKEMALELFKPFVMKRLVDTNPQINIKSARKAVERARPEVWDALENVIQGHPVMLNRAPTLHRLGIQAFEPILVEGRAIKLHPLVCTAFNADFDGDQMAVHLPISVEAQAEARFLMLAANNLLKPSDGRPVAVPSQDMLLGSYYLTLQKTGEPGEGKVFRDVNEAIMAYDNHDVTLHAAIKVRITRQIGEKTVSKIIDATVGRLIFNSIIPQNLGYVDRTSSEKQFDLEVNFLVKKKQLGDIIDRCIQRHGTTTTSEVLDNIKALGYKYSTKSAITVAVCDADIPASKKDILAEADALVEKVDKQYKRGYISREEKSKKFIEIWNAATDKVTDALKASYDTEHNPIHMMADSGARGSINQIRQLAGMRGLIANTSGSTIEMPIRANYREGLNILEYFISSRGARKGLADTALRTADSGYLTRRLVDVSQDVIIRHKDCGTTVGIEIFDIKNGNEMIEPLSERLVGRYLVESLKDSKTGELICSKDKLISEHDAAKIVAALEEEGKTSIQIRSVLQCKARNGVCAKCYGANLANGSVVQVGEAVGVISAQSIGEPGTQLTMRTFHTGGIASAEDITQGLPRVEELFESRKPKGAAIISKIGGVVRIEEIKKTKQITVTEDIIPDGRIEPAFETYPIPYGYKIRVRDGQTVIPGEPLTEGSINPADILAVNGEKAVQNYIITEVQKVYRLQGVDINDKHIEVIVRQMMRKVKIDDPGSSYRLPGELVDKYEVDRLNEEIQAQIDAGDESARLITTLPVLQGITKASSYSDSFLSAASFQETTKALTDAAIRGKTDKLQGLKENVIIGKLIPAGTGMDVYNKVEIVKNESGAHTAPAESFI
- the tuf gene encoding elongation factor Tu: MAKAHFERTKPHVNIGTIGHVDHGKTTLTAAITKTLAMKGQAKFEAYDMIDKAPEERERGITINTAHVEYETDKRHYAHVDCPGHADYVKNMITGAAQMDGAILVVAASDGPMAQTREHILLARQVGVPAIVVFMNKADQVDDPELLELVEMDIRDLLSSYDFPGDDTPIIVGSALAALEAPDDLSNPAYEPIIKLMDAVDEYIPTPERDDAKPFLMPVEDTMTISGRGTVVTGRVERGVLNTGETVEIVGLSDEKQTTVVTGIEMFRKTLDSAMAGDNIGALLRGITRDQVERGQVLCKPGSIHPHTKFSGQVYVLKKEEGGRHTPFFNNYRPQFYFRTTDVTGIISLPADKEMCMPGDNVTMDVELITPIAIEEGLRFAIREGGRTVGSGVVTAINE
- the rpsL gene encoding 30S ribosomal protein S12 yields the protein MPTFNQLVRKGRNVLADKSTAPALQKGFNAKKKRVIDQSCPQKRGVCTVVRTATPKKPNSAMRKVARVKLTNGYEVTAYIPGIGHNLQEHSVVLIRGGRVKDLPGVRYHIIRGTLDAQGVAKRMQARSKYGAKKPKAGAAK